The proteins below come from a single Onychomys torridus chromosome 18, mOncTor1.1, whole genome shotgun sequence genomic window:
- the Mrln gene encoding myoregulin gives MSGKNWILISTTSPQSLEDEILGRLLKILFVLFVDLMSIIYVVITS, from the coding sequence ATGAGTGGTAAAAACTGGATATTAATTTCTACTACTTCACCCCAAAGCCTGGAAGATGAAATTCTGGGGCGActtctgaaaattttatttgttttgtttgttgacttAATGTCCATTATATATGTCGTCATAACTTCCTAA